CCCAGCCGGCGCGCTGCTCGGGGCTGCCATTATTGGGGTTGTGCAGGATGTCATCGTACTCTTTGGCGTTTCGCCATACTACCAGACGGCGGTAAGCGGCATGATTGTTGTCGGTGCCATCGCACTCGACGCCATCTCACGCAAGATTGCGCGGGCGAGGCAATGAGGGGGGAGGCGGCATGAAGATCGGGCTCAACTTGTCATTTGCGGTCAAGCGCTGGCTCGCGCCGGCGCCGCTTGCGGCCATGATCCGCAACGACTTCCGCACGGAGCATGTCCAATTCACATGGGATCTCGTCGATCCCTGGTGGCCCTCCGGCGAGCGCGACGCGATCGCCCGGAGGTGGAGCCGGGCCCTCAGACAGGAAGGCCTGCTGCTGGGAGGTACCTTCGGAGGGCTCGCTTCGTACACCTATCCGCAGCTTCTGGCGCCGACGGTTGAGCAGCGCCGGCTGTCGCTAGAGTTTTTCAAGCGGGCCGTGGATATGACGTCGGCGATGGAGGCCGCCTGCATCGGCACGCCGCTCGGCGGCATGAGCCACGAGGACGCGGAGGACGAAGGCCGGCGCAGGGCGATTTACGCCGAGGTCCTCGACCTGGTCCGGGAGCTTGCGTCCTATGCCAAGGCTGCAGGTCTGAAGAAGATCCTTGTGGAACCGACGCCCCTCTCCACCGAGTTTCCCAGTGATCCCCAGGGCAGCCTGCAACTGATGTGGGATCTGGAGGGGACGGCGGTCCCCATTCGGCTCCTCGTCGACTGGGGCCACGTGCTGTTTGAGCCGCTGCTCAAGGAGCGGGCGGACATGGGAATTTGGCTCGCGACGTGTCTGCCCTATATCGACTGCTTCCACCTGCAGCAGACCGATGGACAGTGGGATCGGCATTGGGGCTTCACCAAGCTGGGGAAGCTGAACGTGAACCTGATCAGGCAGACAATCGAGAGATACAATGCGGGCGATCGGATCCAATACGTGGAACTCATCTATCCCTTCGAGGAGACAGACGAGTGCGTCTATCAGGACGTACGAGAGACCATGACGATGCTGCAGAGCGCTCTTGGTGAAGCGGCGGCGTCCGCCCTTCGGTGAGGAGGTCATCTTCCCCGGCGCATGGGCCTGGCCGGATGACGTTTTGACCTCCTCCACCCCGCAAACGGCATGGAAACCGAGGCCGCTCCACACCTGAGCGAGGCGGCGCCCGGCTGTCTCACGCGCTGGCGCGATCGAGGAGGCGTCTGATGGGCGTTGGCCTGAATGTTCGGTCTCAGATGGTCGACGAGGTGCGCGACGTGTTGCTGAAGATCCCCGAGGCGACCACCGGGGCCTTCGCCGACCGCCTTCGCGTTGCGCAGCGGGTCTTTACGTATGGCGTGGGCCGAGAGGGCCTGGTGCTTCGGGGCTTCTGCATGCGGTTGTTCCACCTGGGGCTTGATGCCCATGTGGTCGGCGACATGACAACGCCGCATCTCGGCCCCGGGGACCTCCTGGTCACCAGTTCTGGACCCGGTTACTTCTCAACCGTCGCCGCGTTGATGGGCGTCGCACGCGCGAGCGACGGCAAAGTCACGATGTTGACGGCGAATCCGGGTGCAGAACTGCCCGGCAAGGCAGACGATGTCATCGTCATCCCGGGTCAGACAATGGCGACAGGCGGAGGCGAGCGGGCGTCGATCCAACCGATGGGTTCCCTCTACGAGCAGGCGATGTGGCTGTACTTGGACTACGTGGTGCTGCGACTGGCGCACCGTTTGGGCAAGTCCTTTGCCGACATGAGCCGTCGGCACACGAATCTGGAATAAGCGTTCTGAACTCGATCAGGTGCCGGAGATCGGGGCCCCCGCCAGCCTCGCGAACGATGGGCGAAGGGCCGGATAGAGCGCACGGTACGTTTCGTAGAGGGCGTCGTATCGAGCGCCGACGTTGGGCCGCGGTTCCGCACGGCTCGCTACGCAAAGACCCGCCTCGCACGCCGCTTCGATTGTCGAGAATAGCCCGGCGCCGACACTCGCGAGCAGCGCCGCGCCGTACGCCGCTCCCTCGGTGATGTTCATCACGACGACCTCGACGCCGAGGACGTCCGCAAGGATCTGGTTCCATAGCCGGCTTGCGGCGCCCCCGCCCGTGGCTCGGACCTGCGTGATCTCAACGCCCACGGCACGGATAATCTCGAAGGAATCACGCAGCCCAAAGGCGACTCCCTCCATAACCGCACGCACGAGATGGCCCCGCCCGTGCACGAGGCTCAACCCCACGAAGGCCCCGCGCGCGTTGGGGTCTGGGTACGGAGTCCTTTCCCCCGTTAGGTACGGGAGGAACACGAGCCCCTCCGCGCCCGGAGGTGTGATTTCGGCCTCGGCGTCCAACGCGCCGTAATCGACGCCGGATGCGAACGCCTGGCGCAGCCACCGAAGGGCACCACCCGCCGAGAGCATCACCCCCATCATATGCCACCGGCCGGGAACGGCATGACAGAAGGTATGCGTTCGAAGGCCGGGGTCGACCACCGGCGCATCGAGCGTGGCGAAGACAACGCCGGACGTGCCGATCGTCACGCACAACGGGCCCGGGCGTACGACGCCTGTACCGATCGCCTGCGCCGCCTGATCCCCGCCTCCGGCCGCCACCGGGGTGCCGCTGGCCAATCCAGTTTCAGCCGCGCCGACCTCGCTTACCGCCGCGCCGAGTACGGGTGACTCTGTCGCCCGAGGCATCCATTCCGTCGGGATGTCGAGGGCCGCGAGCACCTCGGCGGACCACGCGCGAGCGGTCACGTCGAAGAGCCCCGTGCCGGAGGCGTCTGACACATCCGTCGCGTGAACGTCCGTTAAGCGGTACCGCACATAGTCTTTGGGAAGCAGCACACTCGCAATCCGGGCATAGGCATGGGGCTCATGGTTCCTCGTCCACAGCAACTTCGGTGCGGTGAAGCCCGGCAGCGCGGGGTTGCGGGTCAGCGCGATCAGCCGTTCCCGGCCAACCCGGCGAGTGATCTCCTCGCACTCCGCCGCGGCGCGCTGGTCGTTCCACAGGATGGCGGCGCGCAACGCTCCACCGTTTTGGTCGAGCAGCGTGAGGCTGTGCATCTGGCCCGACAGTCCGATCGCCACCACGTCACGTTTGGAGGCGCCGGCCGCCCCGAGAGCCGCGCGGATGGCCACGCCCGTGCCACGCCACCAGGCATCCGGATCCTGCTCGGCCCATCCGGGCCTTGGGGTCTCAAAGGCATAGGGTCCGACACCTTGTCCTCGCACGTTGCCGGCCTGATCAACGATAAGGGCTCGGGCTCCGGTGGTCCCGACGTCCACCCCGATCACGAACCGCATCGCTGCACCCGGCCCCCTCCACAACCTGCAGGCTCTGGATGATCGTCGACCTCCTGCAGCTGGTCGTTGTGTTGCGAATTCGTCTGCGTCAACTTCACAAGCCAACCAGTACCCAGAACACCAGCATTTAGTATTTATATCTCCTGATCATGACAAAGAGCATTACGCCACCTGGTGCGGGGCACGATAGCGTAGGAGGGCACCGATGCCATCGGTGAGTTGGGAAGACGCTGACGGCCCGACAACCGCGATCCCGGCCCCGTGCCGGCGGGCCAGGGTCGGGAGCAGCTGCCGGAGCGCCACGCGGTCAACTGCTCCCCCGCAGCCAGGGCAGGTCCCGATCGGCGTGGCGCTCAAGTACTCGCATTGCGTACACTGCCAGATGTCGCCGTCGAGATCACGGGCCACCACCAGGGTCTTGACCTCACCCCGCATAAGGGACTCGAACGTGGCTACCCGTCCAATCACCGCGCTTCCATCGGCCTCGACACGAGCCAGCAGGGCCGCCACCAGCCCAGATGCTCTTCGTTCGAGGTCGGCGATCGCTACAGGAAGCGTACGCTCCTGGACCTCGGCGAGGGTGGCATAGGCAGGCAGCGGTACAGTCTCGATCACCCGCGCTCGGACCGCATCCGGGAGAAGCCCACGCACAGTGGCGGCGGCCTCCTCTGAGCCTCCGATGATCACGCGGTCGATGTGACGATCGCCCAGTGCTCGCGCCGCGGCCCGCGCGACTCCCCGCCAGAACTGCCGCCGGCGTTCGTCGACCCGTGCATCAAAAGTGTCTGCTTGAGCCCCGCGTCCGACGCCAGCACCCACCCGCCGCGTGTACGTGTCCGACCGCCCGGCTTTGAAACGCCAGTCCCGGGTGTCCAGCTCCAGCGTTTCATCGTCGACCACTGTCGTCCGCCCCAGATACGCCACGGCGATCCACGCATGCTCCAGGTAGACGGCGACGATAGCGTACGCCTTGTACTCGCTCACTGCCCAGAGCAGAGGCACGAGGTCCGGGCGGCCGAACTGCACACGGTTCGGGAGAGGAAATGGCAAGGAGTATTCGCGCCAGAAATTCGGCGCGGCGAAGATGACTAACCCACGGCCCCGTGCCGGGGCCGTGTCCAGATATGCCAGTACTTTTTGCCCCACCCGGAGCGCTTCACTTCGGACGGGCCCTACGATGCCGGCAAGCGTCTGGCGCACGGCCTCGTGCAGCCAGATCCGATACGCCGGATTCGGTACCCGATGCTCGGGCTTGATCGGATCCACGTCAAGAAAGATGGAGAGGACGTCCTGACGAGCGACGTCCGCAAGATCAGCGAGCTCTCCGACATCAATCATGGGACCACCTCGATCCTCTTTTGAATCTACGGGAAAGATCCTTGCAGTCCTATCGGTTGCACGATGTATCCTCCTCGACAACCTTCTTGGCACCAGCTCCTAGCTGGAGCATCTGACTCCCCTTGTTGAGATGGACGCCCGTTCGTGCTTCCTTAATGGCTCGCAACCCGCATGTTACTTGGTGGATGCTGCAGGCGCTGAACTTGAATCTCCATCGCGTTCGGACGGTCACTCGTCTTGGTTATTGGTTAGTCATGGATCAGGCGGTTGCGGCAGTGCGGACCTACGGCACTATCCACCATACCGCTATCCCCACCACAGGCATTCACCCGCCTCCCACGTCAGGCGCTTCCGGTAGTCCCAGCGCAGCCAGTCGTTGCGCGCGATCCGTAGCTCGGTGAGCGCCATGTAGAAGGGCACCCGTTGGGTGATCGCTCGGAACGCCTCATCGGGACGGTGAAAGCGCTGAGCGTATCCCTTGAGGAACCCCGTGATGAAGGGCTCCGAGGCGTACCGGTCCCCCGCCCTCCAGAGGAAGGCGTGTTTCAACTCCCCGCACACCATACCCACATCGAAGACCCGGTCCGACCGCCTCATCCGCTCCAAATCGATGGCGACCACGTCATCCGATCCCCGAAAGATGAAGTTGGTCGGAGTGGCATCGCCGTGGACGAGGACCTCCTCCGCGATCATGAACGGCGCGCTCAACCAGCGGTCCCCCTGCTTCAGGAACCACGCACCTTGGCCCCGGTCGATCACGCCCTGACGCTGCAGCTTGCCGACGATCCGCTGAAAGTAGGCGCCGACTTCCTCCTGGCGCGCGATGCTCGCTCCCGCCGACCTCTCGTGCAGGGTGTGAAGAAACGAAGCCAGGCGTCGGAGGGCGTGCTTCAATGCGCGGGTGCCGTCGTCGTCAACGGCTCCGCAAATGAACCGGTCGAGGTCCTTTCCCTCAACGAATTCCTCGGCGACGGCCAGCCCGATCTTCTCCTCGCGGCACAGGGGCCTGACCACGGAGTAC
This genomic stretch from bacterium harbors:
- the xylB gene encoding xylulokinase, which codes for MRFVIGVDVGTTGARALIVDQAGNVRGQGVGPYAFETPRPGWAEQDPDAWWRGTGVAIRAALGAAGASKRDVVAIGLSGQMHSLTLLDQNGGALRAAILWNDQRAAAECEEITRRVGRERLIALTRNPALPGFTAPKLLWTRNHEPHAYARIASVLLPKDYVRYRLTDVHATDVSDASGTGLFDVTARAWSAEVLAALDIPTEWMPRATESPVLGAAVSEVGAAETGLASGTPVAAGGGDQAAQAIGTGVVRPGPLCVTIGTSGVVFATLDAPVVDPGLRTHTFCHAVPGRWHMMGVMLSAGGALRWLRQAFASGVDYGALDAEAEITPPGAEGLVFLPYLTGERTPYPDPNARGAFVGLSLVHGRGHLVRAVMEGVAFGLRDSFEIIRAVGVEITQVRATGGGAASRLWNQILADVLGVEVVVMNITEGAAYGAALLASVGAGLFSTIEAACEAGLCVASRAEPRPNVGARYDALYETYRALYPALRPSFARLAGAPISGT
- the hxlB gene encoding 6-phospho-3-hexuloisomerase, whose amino-acid sequence is MGVGLNVRSQMVDEVRDVLLKIPEATTGAFADRLRVAQRVFTYGVGREGLVLRGFCMRLFHLGLDAHVVGDMTTPHLGPGDLLVTSSGPGYFSTVAALMGVARASDGKVTMLTANPGAELPGKADDVIVIPGQTMATGGGERASIQPMGSLYEQAMWLYLDYVVLRLAHRLGKSFADMSRRHTNLE
- a CDS encoding VLRF1 family aeRF1-type release factor, with protein sequence MIDVGELADLADVARQDVLSIFLDVDPIKPEHRVPNPAYRIWLHEAVRQTLAGIVGPVRSEALRVGQKVLAYLDTAPARGRGLVIFAAPNFWREYSLPFPLPNRVQFGRPDLVPLLWAVSEYKAYAIVAVYLEHAWIAVAYLGRTTVVDDETLELDTRDWRFKAGRSDTYTRRVGAGVGRGAQADTFDARVDERRRQFWRGVARAAARALGDRHIDRVIIGGSEEAAATVRGLLPDAVRARVIETVPLPAYATLAEVQERTLPVAIADLERRASGLVAALLARVEADGSAVIGRVATFESLMRGEVKTLVVARDLDGDIWQCTQCEYLSATPIGTCPGCGGAVDRVALRQLLPTLARRHGAGIAVVGPSASSQLTDGIGALLRYRAPHQVA
- a CDS encoding aminoglycoside phosphotransferase family protein, producing the protein MAETYLGTLDHHDPLFEVLALRAYPETRHPVFHVRRMSGHHLVYRYSEQTTKSSVVGKFFRLNESNEHTLARIKGEYRNLVRLRYLGLATHPYSVVRPLCREEKIGLAVAEEFVEGKDLDRFICGAVDDDGTRALKHALRRLASFLHTLHERSAGASIARQEEVGAYFQRIVGKLQRQGVIDRGQGAWFLKQGDRWLSAPFMIAEEVLVHGDATPTNFIFRGSDDVVAIDLERMRRSDRVFDVGMVCGELKHAFLWRAGDRYASEPFITGFLKGYAQRFHRPDEAFRAITQRVPFYMALTELRIARNDWLRWDYRKRLTWEAGECLWWG
- a CDS encoding TIM barrel protein — protein: MKIGLNLSFAVKRWLAPAPLAAMIRNDFRTEHVQFTWDLVDPWWPSGERDAIARRWSRALRQEGLLLGGTFGGLASYTYPQLLAPTVEQRRLSLEFFKRAVDMTSAMEAACIGTPLGGMSHEDAEDEGRRRAIYAEVLDLVRELASYAKAAGLKKILVEPTPLSTEFPSDPQGSLQLMWDLEGTAVPIRLLVDWGHVLFEPLLKERADMGIWLATCLPYIDCFHLQQTDGQWDRHWGFTKLGKLNVNLIRQTIERYNAGDRIQYVELIYPFEETDECVYQDVRETMTMLQSALGEAAASALR